Part of the Ignavibacterium album JCM 16511 genome, ATATAATCGGCGGCAAGTGGAAGATGCCAATTCTCTAGAGGTTGAAAGATAAATCGTGGCGTTACAGCGAATTGAAAAAAAGCATCGGAAAGATTACTCATAAAATGCTTGCTCAACAATTAAAAGAACTTGAAGAAGATGGTTTGATAAACAGAAAAGTTTATGCGAGTGTTCCGCCTAAAGTAGAGTACTCTATAACAGAAAAAGGTAAAACAACAATTCCAATAATTGATAGCTTAAGAAACTGGGGTGAAAACTTTAAAGATGGAAAAATCTAGTAGTAATATCCTATCGAAAAGTAGAAAAGAATATCGCCCCAGCTAATTGGATTCTCGGGCAAATCTTTTCTGAAAAGAAAACTTCTTCCAACAGCAAACTCCGCAGGACCAATTGGTGTATCAAAAGAAACAGCTCCGCCAATGCCGTGTCGAAGATCTTTAAATTTTATCTGTTCCTGTTCAGCCCAGGTTGTTCCAAGGTCATACCTGAACTTAAAGTATGTATCAAAGAAAATCTTAACCGGAACTTTATATCTGTACATAAGAGAGGCAAGAAAAATTTGTCTGCCCCTGAATTCATATTCATGCATTCCATAAAAGGATTCCTGACCGCCAAGAGAAAATTGCTGACCAAGCGGAGTTGTTTTATCAGCAAATCCCAGTATAATTTTTGGAGCAAAAACATGTCTTGGGTCGGAAGAAAAATAATTTCTGTATTCAAAACCAAAGCTTGTGTAGCTTAGATTTCCACCTAAAAATGTCTGTGCTGTTTCATAAAACCCGTTGAAGTAAATACCATTTTCAGGATAAGGAAGTTTGTCCTGTGTATCTATTGTTGAGCTTATCCTGAAGCTGACGTTTTTGTATTCGTAAGGTTCAACGGGTGAAAGCTGAGTATTTTTAATTTTATCTGTCTGGTACTTTCCTTCTAATATAAGATTACCAAATCTTCCAACCTGAGTTCCAACACCAAGCGAAACACCATAATTTATTTGTCTGTATTTTCCATTATTTTCTCTGGAAAATCTGGAGTCTGTTTGCATTGGTTTGTCTTTATAGTTAAAAATATCCTTCAACTTATAAAATGCATTAATCTTATAAGTGAAATAAGTATCAAAAATTCTATTAGCTTTTTGCTCAAGAATGTATGAACGGCTTCTTATTCCACCAAAGAAAATAAAACCAAGTTCTGTTCCCGTTCCGAAAAGATTTTCTTCACGAATATCAAGCCCAAGCTGAAATCTGTATTCATTATCAAGACGATAACCAACTCTAAGTTGTCCGGTTTGTTTTTCATCAACTTTTATAAGCAATATATTTTGTCCGTTCTGGTCATAAACTGAAATATCAACGCTCTCAAAAAGACCAGTGCTTCTTAAATTTTTTAATCCATTTTCAACATCAATTATTTTGAAAAAATCCCCTTCAGAAAAAGGTAGCTCGCGCGTTATTACTCTTTCACTGGTTCTATTATTTCCTTCAACAATGATTTTAGAAATAATTCCTTCGTCAACAAAAATTTTCAGAATATTTGTTTCTTCATCAAAGGATATTTCCTGAATTTCTGCAAGCGAATAACCTCCCTTTCGGTATAAACTCATTAGCTTTGTAAGTGCTTCTGAAAGTTTAACTGAAGAGTATGGCTTACCTTTTATATCTGAGAATATTTCATCAATTCCATCTGAACTTATAAGTGATACGCCTATCAGAACTATATCTTTTACTTTCTGATTAAATGATTTATTAAGAGTGAGCTTATTGATATCCGAATCATTTACCAGTGTAGCAGAAAGATTTTTGTAATAACCTGTTTCAAAAAGTTGCTCTAACTTTTTCTGAATTTCTATGTTTGATGTTTTCTCAATAAAGTTTGATCCAAAAACTTTTAGCTCATCTTCAGTTAATGAATCTGTAATAGAAACATTCCTAAATACAATTTCTTCTTCCGAGATATTATTTGTGTAGATTGAATCAATAATTGCTCTAAGTTTACTGGCGTACTCAACAGAATTTTCATAACCGAGTAATATTAAGCTATCAACCTTTCCGAAATCTGCTGAAGTAAAATCATTTAACTCTGGTGATATGATAAAATCAGCGTATTCAAGTTGTCGGCGATTAACCAACCTCATCGGAATACTTACAATCTGGTCTGCAATTATCCAAGGATAGTTTAATTCTTTTTCTGACCAAAGCGGACTTGTAACATCAACAGCAACGACTAAATCTGCTCCTGTTTGCTTTGTTATTTCTACAGGAACATTTGCAACAAGTCCACCATCAACAAGTGTTAACGAATCATATTTAACGGGTGCAAGAAAAAATGTAACGCTTGAGCTTGCTCTGAGTGCTTTACTTAAAGAGCCACCACTAAGTACAACTGGCGAGCCGTCAATAAGATTTGTACAAACGGCTCTGAATTTATTTTTCAGTAAATCAAAATTTCTTTGCGAATGAATCGGAGCATCAAAAGTTAAAATGTTAAGATAATTTGAAAGTTTCTGTCCGTCGTTAAATGATGTGGGAAAAACCGGATTTAATCCATCAAGCCGTAAAGTTAGCACTGCTCTGTCTTCAGTTACTTTCTGATCAACAAAAAAATCTCTTCGGTTTGATTGTCTGTTTAAAGTAAGTAAATCGTTCCAATTTGTTTTTCTTGCAATTGTATCAAGCTCATCAACAGAGTAACCGGCAGAATAAAGTCCACCGACTATACTGCCCATACTTGTTCCGACAATTATGTCGGGAAAAATTTGATATTCTTCCAATGCCCTCAGAACACCGACCTGCGCAATGCCGCGAGCACCTCCACCGCTTAGAGCAAATCCTATGACAGGTTTGT contains:
- a CDS encoding patatin-like phospholipase family protein; this translates as MLKSLKIILVCLYFVSISTFPQTIYEFNIPLKEKQLPFGLKTQISANKPVIGFALSGGGARGIAQVGVLRALEEYQIFPDIIVGTSMGSIVGGLYSAGYSVDELDTIARKTNWNDLLTLNRQSNRRDFFVDQKVTEDRAVLTLRLDGLNPVFPTSFNDGQKLSNYLNILTFDAPIHSQRNFDLLKNKFRAVCTNLIDGSPVVLSGGSLSKALRASSSVTFFLAPVKYDSLTLVDGGLVANVPVEITKQTGADLVVAVDVTSPLWSEKELNYPWIIADQIVSIPMRLVNRRQLEYADFIISPELNDFTSADFGKVDSLILLGYENSVEYASKLRAIIDSIYTNNISEEEIVFRNVSITDSLTEDELKVFGSNFIEKTSNIEIQKKLEQLFETGYYKNLSATLVNDSDINKLTLNKSFNQKVKDIVLIGVSLISSDGIDEIFSDIKGKPYSSVKLSEALTKLMSLYRKGGYSLAEIQEISFDEETNILKIFVDEGIISKIIVEGNNRTSERVITRELPFSEGDFFKIIDVENGLKNLRSTGLFESVDISVYDQNGQNILLIKVDEKQTGQLRVGYRLDNEYRFQLGLDIREENLFGTGTELGFIFFGGIRSRSYILEQKANRIFDTYFTYKINAFYKLKDIFNYKDKPMQTDSRFSRENNGKYRQINYGVSLGVGTQVGRFGNLILEGKYQTDKIKNTQLSPVEPYEYKNVSFRISSTIDTQDKLPYPENGIYFNGFYETAQTFLGGNLSYTSFGFEYRNYFSSDPRHVFAPKIILGFADKTTPLGQQFSLGGQESFYGMHEYEFRGRQIFLASLMYRYKVPVKIFFDTYFKFRYDLGTTWAEQEQIKFKDLRHGIGGAVSFDTPIGPAEFAVGRSFLFRKDLPENPISWGDILFYFSIGYYY